The Bubalus kerabau isolate K-KA32 ecotype Philippines breed swamp buffalo chromosome X, PCC_UOA_SB_1v2, whole genome shotgun sequence genome has a segment encoding these proteins:
- the FAM50A gene encoding protein FAM50A yields MSERGGARRLRDPWWLTSRRGRQRTEPPSPQSLRSPSQSVVAVAAAMAQYKGAASEAGRAMHLMKKREKQREQMEQMKQRIAEENIMKSNIDKKFSAHYDAVEAELKSSTVGLVTLNDMKAKQEALVKEREKQLAKKEQSKELQLKLEKLREKERKKEAKRKISSLSFTLEEEEEAGEEEEEVVAMDEEELEREEITTKKRKMGKNPDVDTSFLPDRDREEEENRLREELRQEWEAKQEKIKSEEIEITFSYWDGSGHRRTVKMKKGNTMQQFLQKALEILRKDFSELRSAGVEQLMYIKEDLIIPHHHSFYDFIVTKARGKSGPLFNFDVHDDVRLLSDATVEKDESHAGKVVLRSWYEKNKHIFPASRWEPYDPEKKWDKYTIR; encoded by the exons ATGTcggagcggggcggggcgaggcggCTGCGCGATCCCTGGTGGCTGACGTCAAGGCGCGGGCGTCAGCGGACCGAGCCGCCATCGCCACAGTCGCTCCGGAGCCCCAGCCAGTCCGTCGTCGCCGTCGCCGCCGCCATGGCTCAGTACAAGGGTGCCGCCAGCGAGGCGGGCCGCGCCATGCACCTCATGAAGAAGCGGGAGAAGCAGCGCGAGCAGATGGAGCAGATGAAGCAGAGGATTGCTGAG GAGAACATAATGAAGTCCAACATTGACAAGAAGTTCTCTGCACACTACGACGCCGTGGAGGCTGAGCTCAAGTCCAGCACTGTGG GTCTTGTGACCCTGAACGACATGAAGGCTAAGCAGGAGGCACTGGTGAAGGAGCGGGAGAAGCAACTCGCCAAGAAGGAGCAGTCGAAGGAGCTGCAGCT GAAGCTGGAGAAGCTGCGAGAAAAGGAGCGCAAGAAGGAGGCCAAGCGGAAGATCTCCAGCTTGTCCTTCAccctggaggaagaagaggaggcaggcgaggaggaggaggaggtggtggccaTGGACGAGGAGGAGCTGGAAAGGGAAG AGATCACcacaaagaagaggaaaatgggGAAGAACCCAGATGTGGACACAAGCTTCTTGCCTGACCGAGACCGGGAG GAGGAGGAGAATCGGCTCCGGGAGGAGCTACGGCAAGAGTGGGAAGCCAAGCAGGAGAAGATTAAGA GTGAGGAGATTGAGATCACCTTCAGTTACTGGGATGGCTCTGGGCACCGGCGCACAGTCAAG ATGAAGAAGGGCAACACGATGCAGCAATTCCTGCAGAAGGCACTCGAGATCCTGCGCAAAGACTTCAGCGAACTCAG ATCTGCAGGGGTGGAGCAGCTCATGTACATCAAGGAGGACTTAATCATACCCCAC CACCACAGCTTCTATGACTTCATTGTCACCAAGGCTCGAGGGAAAAGTG GGCCCCTCTTCAATTTTGACGTTCATGATGATGTGAGGCTGCTCAGTGACGCCACCGTGGAGAAGGATGAG TCGCACGCAGGCAAGGTGGTCCTGCGGAGCTGGTATGAGAAAAACAAGCACATCTTCCCCGCCAGCCGCTGGGAGCCCTATGACCCCGAGAAGAAGTGGGACAAGTACACG ATCCGATGA